Within Coprothermobacter sp., the genomic segment CGCTCTAACATATAGTTCTGCATGACGATTTGAGCCGAAATGTTCTTGCTCTTTGAAATGTTGTTAATGGTGGCTTTTAGCTGCATCGCGTTTTTCAAACAAGCACCTCCAAGTATGACTGCAATTTCTTCCCCACACGGAATATCTTCGCATACTCAGAAAGCAACGGAATGTCTTGTTGCTTCAGGCGGGTATATCGCCTAAATGCGTCTGCGAGGACCTGTATATCGGTGTTGCTTCGACCTCTCAGTAGATCGCACAGAGTTCGCTCCGCATTATAAACACGGATGGGATTTCCACCGGGGGATTTGGTCCAAACAACACCAATATCGAAGTGTTCTTTCTTCACTCGAATGTATGTCACATTCTCTTTTTGTAGAGACGTGGTGTTGTATCCGAGTGGAAATGTCATTGAGAACTTGATCGGTGTACGGTCAGTCAAATCATGAATAAATAGAGCGGTTTCGTGAGAGAAAATGCCTCGTCTAAGTCGCGTTTGGAGACCATACATTTCATCGTTGAGAACAGTTGGTATTACGTAGACGCCGCGTTCCACATGTTCAAGCAAGCCCTTGTCAACGAGACCCTTCAAATGTCCGCGCAAGATCCCGGCTTTGGTCACCTCCGCGGTCGTTACTGTGCCGTTGTTCTTGTGTGCCATTTGAAGAATTCGATCTGCGTAACTCATGATTGCTCGCCTCCAACAAGACTCTTCTGGAAAAAGCAGTATTGACTTTCTTGCACAGTATTATACAAAAAGTGTGCAAGAAAGTCAATGACAAGCGAACGATATGAGGTCAGCTGGTAAGGAGCGGTCAAAGTGGTAAGTTCAGGGCCTGAAACGGAGACGTGGATTCCCGCCTCCGCGGGAATGATGCAATCTGGTAGGAATGACGGATCAAGGACTGGATTCCCGCCTGCGCGGGAATGACGATTGGCCCTATTCTCCGAGGCACTGGGCAACCGAAATGCGCGTCGCCGTGAGTGACACGTCGTAGGTGGAGGCCATGCGCCGCGCTAGCTGGTCGAGCGTTGCCTCGGACGGCCCCAGGCCTCCGGCATGGGCCTGGATGAGCACGGTGACACTGGCGAGGACCGCCGCATGCGGGAGCAGGAGTTCGGCCGCGAAGGCGTCACAGACATGCTCGCGCCAGCACTGGTCGGGCAGGGCGTCGAGATAGCGGCGCAGGAGGATCTCGCTGAGCTCGTGTGCCAGGGTGAAGCGGTAGCGCGCCGGCTCGTCACGCCGCAAGCCCTCCCGGATGGCGGTGTAGGCTTCACCGTGCTCAAACACCGTACAGCCCAGCACGCCCGTCGTCAGGGGGAAGTCGTCGAGGGACGTGCACACGTCGTCGGCCAAGGCATCCAGGTCTGCGACGGTTGTCCCTGCGATGACCCGGGGAAAGTGCTCGCGCACGTGCTGGGCATACGCCATCAGGCGTGGTGGGAGGCACGTTCTATCGGCCACGCTTGCCCCGCTGTGGCCGGGCATTCCGGATATAGGAGATGAAGGCGTGCACTGCCTCGATGTCGTTTGTCGAAAGGTCTCCCTGGTGACGCAGTGCCACGTCCAGTTCGTCCCGGGGCTCCATGGGCTGCTCCTCCCGCATGAGGTCGGCCACCTCGACGCCAAACGCGGCGGCCACCTTCGCGGCGGTCCGCAGATTGGATGACTCTCCCTCGAGGATGCCCCCGACGGCGCCGGGGGAGATGCCGGCAGCTGCAGCCAGTTCTCGTTGACTCCAGCCGCGTTGTGCAAGTAGTGCCTGGACATTCTCCTTGAACCCCATCATCTGCTCCTTTCACATTGCATGAGGAAACGCAAGCGCTTCAGTCGTGGCGAGCCATGCCGTGTACCGGGGCTCCCGCCGCGTAAACCCTCACCAGGACTGTCCTTCAGTATCGTGCCCTTGTGGTGGCTACCATATTATACACGACAGTGCAAATAAGTACACATAAGAAAATGCTGGGAGTACTTGCGTTGTTCAAAGATTGTGTAAAATTATGCACACCAAGGAGAGTTGGCGTGAAAAGAAATGATGCCTGGTTCGTACCACTGTATGACGGTTTGCGCCCTGCCATCGTCGGCATGGCGCGCAACTACGCACGGACGTGGGGGCTGGACGCCGATGACCTGATGCAGGTCGCCGGGTATGCGCTCTGGTCCTGTTGCAGCCGCTACCGGGACCGCCCGCTGGACGAGCAGCTGCGCATCGGCAACACGGTGGCGAGGCGTACGATGCTGCACTGGTGCGACCACGAGGGCCATGCGCCCACGCATCTTGGCACAGCAGGGACGGCACCATGGTTCACTGCCGGCGCCGGCGAAGCCTTTCTGGCACCTCAGGAGGAATGATGAGCGACCTTGCGGCGCGCCCGACAACGTCGGACATTGCGGGGCGGGTCACTCTCGGCCTCAGCATGATCGACAGGGGGAGGGCTGCCATCATCCGTGACCGCTTCTGGCGCGAGCGCACGTGGCCGGTCATTGCGAAGGAGCGCCACTGCTCTGTGACGACGGCCGTCAAGCGCTTCAAGCAGGGCATGGACGACCTGAGGCGCGCCATCTTGCTGGTCGAGGGCAGATTGCCGGAATGACGCAACGCCGCGGAAATGGCGGGGAGGGAAGAGGGTCCTTTTCTCGTCGTCCCCGCGAAGGCGGGGACCCATGCGTCATGGCACGACTGGATTCCCGCCTGCGCGGGAATGACAGACCACAGGATGGATTCTCCCCGTCGAGGGGGTGATGCCATGGGCGGGGCCGGCAGGCGCCTTCTGGGACAGGCATTGATTGTCGGTCCGAAGCGGACATCTTACGAGGCTGGCAGCATCAACTGCTTGGCGCTGTCGTGCCTGAAAGAGGCAGCCACGATGAACGATGTGGCGAAACCAGTCCATGTACAGGAGCCCTTCATCGTGAATCTTCCTTCGCACACATCTTGTGACAGCCTGCAGACATTGCTGGAAGACTCCGGAACGTCAGGACGCCGTGAGCAGCGTAGCGTTGACAGTCTATCCGTGTGGCCTAGAATAGTTGTGGAAGACAGCCCCGTGGCCTGCGCGCACTGCGGTCTTGGCGTCGCCTGAGGTCCGTGTCCCTGGAGGTTCCATGAGAAAGCTCGTTGCCTTGCTGACTGTTCTTGCAGTCATGACGTCGTTCCTCGTCGGCCCGACTCATGACACAGCTTCTGGCAGCTCTCTTCCGGTCAAGGCTGCTACCTCGGCCGAGTACGCAGCTGTCCAGCCGGGCAACGTCCTGCCAGG encodes:
- a CDS encoding abortive phage infection protein, encoding MSYADRILQMAHKNNGTVTTAEVTKAGILRGHLKGLVDKGLLEHVERGVYVIPTVLNDEMYGLQTRLRRGIFSHETALFIHDLTDRTPIKFSMTFPLGYNTTSLQKENVTYIRVKKEHFDIGVVWTKSPGGNPIRVYNAERTLCDLLRGRSNTDIQVLADAFRRYTRLKQQDIPLLSEYAKIFRVGKKLQSYLEVLV